In a genomic window of Streptomyces pristinaespiralis:
- a CDS encoding SpoIIE family protein phosphatase codes for MRRPHGREHAGRVTRYGDDVPEAPAEDGPDPVHTHGRDPQADELVMVLAQAEVSAIEAVGGFAGGLYLRSAAPELLRLAVIAGLPSKLFRHWWGMHVNRPFPHSDVYRTGQPVYLGDTEEAMRRYPQLMAGLPFPFGSLYVPISHDRECFGVLAVLRPATPGQPVAEADRRRIHEVGDRLGATLAAMAADRPRIEWDAEPLAVTLQSLTAPPLRIGAFDWNLEAGTVTGDEGWCAILGTDPARLPLTAEAVAARIEPEDAYGLWALARRSAESDRPVTRRLRLQGADGRPHLLELTGRRRRPTDAAAATHLTGYLVDLGAGPVVPEAADRLPVGICSVDRLGRISYMNERAERLLGQPRADLIGRVLWEAVDSFGQAAHEDHYRAALLSPDPVHFLLRGTDEWLSVTLHSSLDGLTLTLDAGAQPTYAPGSVAEPGAGLGSPADRAVALYRPVALAIALTEAVTARQVSAVVTEELLPAFGGRQLAIYMLSNRHLYLAWETGFPRGFLNRFDGVGLDTKLPGVETLTSGRPLFFESMQKLAAAYPGIPMDAHVGARAFLPLIASGRPVGSCILGFDRPRGFSPEERTVLTALAGLIAQALERARRYDSEAALARGLQDALLPHRLPAVEGLDTVARHLPGTQGMEVGGDWYDVIDTGRGMALIIGDVQGHGVQAAATMGQLRSAVRALAVSGHTPVEVMTGTNRLLIDLDPGLFASCCYIVLDPATGRADAVRAGHLQPLLRHPDGRTDVLALPGGVVLGVDARAVYPVTELFLEPGAVLALFTDGLVEQPGVDIDLGIERLRLTFSELGYAPLSDTADRLINEARQTPDRPDDIALLLAARWSQPAGTADGVPVP; via the coding sequence ATGCGCCGCCCGCACGGCCGGGAGCATGCTGGCAGGGTGACCCGGTACGGCGACGACGTGCCCGAGGCCCCCGCCGAGGACGGCCCGGACCCCGTGCACACGCACGGTCGCGATCCGCAGGCGGACGAACTGGTCATGGTCCTCGCCCAGGCCGAGGTGAGCGCCATCGAGGCCGTGGGCGGCTTCGCGGGCGGCCTCTACCTACGGTCCGCCGCACCCGAACTGCTGCGCCTGGCGGTGATCGCCGGACTGCCCTCGAAGCTCTTCCGGCACTGGTGGGGCATGCATGTGAACCGTCCGTTCCCCCACTCGGACGTCTACCGCACCGGCCAGCCCGTCTACCTCGGCGACACGGAAGAGGCCATGCGCCGCTACCCCCAGCTCATGGCGGGCCTGCCGTTCCCCTTCGGATCGCTGTACGTGCCGATCTCGCACGACCGCGAGTGCTTCGGCGTCCTCGCCGTGCTGCGTCCGGCCACTCCCGGGCAGCCGGTCGCCGAGGCCGACCGGCGGCGCATCCACGAGGTCGGTGACCGGCTCGGCGCGACGCTGGCCGCCATGGCGGCCGACCGGCCGCGCATCGAGTGGGACGCCGAACCGCTGGCCGTGACCCTCCAGTCGCTCACCGCGCCGCCCCTGCGGATCGGCGCTTTCGACTGGAACCTCGAGGCGGGCACCGTGACAGGCGACGAGGGCTGGTGCGCCATCCTCGGCACCGATCCCGCCAGGCTCCCGCTCACCGCGGAGGCGGTGGCCGCGCGGATCGAACCGGAGGACGCCTACGGGCTGTGGGCCCTGGCCCGCCGGTCGGCCGAGTCGGACCGGCCGGTCACCCGCAGACTGCGCCTCCAGGGCGCCGACGGCCGGCCTCACCTGCTCGAACTCACCGGCCGCCGCAGACGCCCCACGGACGCGGCCGCGGCCACGCACCTGACCGGGTACCTGGTCGACCTCGGCGCCGGCCCGGTCGTCCCGGAGGCCGCCGACCGGCTCCCGGTGGGCATCTGCTCCGTCGACCGCCTCGGACGCATCTCGTACATGAACGAGCGCGCGGAGAGACTTCTCGGACAGCCACGGGCCGATCTGATCGGGCGTGTCCTGTGGGAGGCCGTCGACTCGTTCGGGCAGGCCGCCCACGAGGACCACTACCGGGCGGCACTGCTGTCGCCCGACCCGGTCCACTTCCTGCTCAGAGGGACCGACGAATGGCTGTCCGTCACCCTCCACTCGAGCCTCGACGGCCTCACCCTCACCCTCGACGCGGGCGCGCAGCCCACCTACGCCCCGGGATCCGTGGCCGAGCCCGGCGCCGGTCTCGGCTCACCGGCGGACCGGGCCGTGGCCCTGTACCGCCCGGTCGCCCTCGCCATCGCGCTCACCGAGGCGGTCACGGCCCGGCAGGTCTCCGCCGTGGTCACCGAGGAGCTGCTGCCCGCGTTCGGCGGCCGTCAGCTGGCGATCTACATGCTCAGTAACCGTCATCTGTACCTGGCCTGGGAGACCGGGTTCCCCCGGGGCTTCCTCAACCGCTTCGACGGGGTGGGTCTCGACACCAAACTGCCCGGCGTCGAGACCCTCACCTCCGGACGGCCCCTGTTCTTCGAGTCGATGCAGAAACTCGCCGCCGCCTACCCCGGCATCCCCATGGACGCGCACGTCGGCGCCAGAGCCTTCCTGCCGCTGATCGCCTCCGGCCGCCCCGTCGGTTCGTGCATCCTCGGCTTCGACCGGCCCCGGGGATTCAGCCCCGAGGAGCGCACCGTCCTCACCGCGCTCGCCGGACTCATCGCCCAGGCCCTCGAACGGGCCCGCCGGTACGACTCGGAGGCGGCGCTCGCCCGCGGCCTCCAGGACGCCCTGCTGCCGCACCGGCTGCCCGCCGTGGAAGGGCTCGACACGGTGGCCCGGCACCTTCCCGGCACCCAGGGCATGGAGGTCGGCGGCGACTGGTACGACGTCATCGACACCGGCCGGGGGATGGCGCTCATCATCGGGGACGTACAGGGCCACGGTGTCCAGGCGGCCGCCACCATGGGGCAACTGCGCAGCGCGGTAAGGGCCCTCGCCGTCAGCGGCCACACCCCCGTGGAGGTGATGACGGGCACCAACCGGCTGCTGATCGACCTCGACCCGGGCCTCTTCGCCAGCTGCTGCTACATCGTGCTCGACCCGGCCACCGGCCGCGCCGACGCCGTCCGCGCCGGCCATCTCCAGCCCCTGCTGCGTCACCCGGACGGCCGCACCGATGTGCTCGCCCTGCCGGGCGGAGTGGTCCTCGGGGTGGACGCCCGCGCCGTCTACCCCGTCACGGAACTGTTCCTGGAGCCCGGCGCGGTGCTCGCCCTGTTCACCGACGGCCTCGTCGAACAGCCGGGCGTCGACATCGACCTGGGCATCGAAAGACTGCGGCTCACGTTCTCCGAACTGGGTTACGCCCCGCTGTCGGACACCGCGGACCGCCTCATCAACGAGGCCCGACAGACCCCCGACCGCCCCGACGACATCGCCCTGCTGCTGGCCGCGCGGTGGTCGCAGCCCGCCGGGACGGCGGACGGCGTCCCCGTACCGTGA
- a CDS encoding uracil-DNA glycosylase produces the protein MDRHEATGPPPEDPGFPARTAPRCGGLGELDEAVSRCRACPRLVAWREQVATDRRAAFFGWEYWGRPVPGFGPADASLAVVGLAPAAHGGNRTGRMFTGDDSGDLLFAALHEVGLASQPTSTHPGDGLVLHGVRVTAPVHCAPPQNRPTTTERDTCRPWLATELSLLTDLRAIVVLGGFGWQALLPVLEATGRRLPRPRPVFGHGAHVVLPDDGERPELHLFGSYHPSRRNVSTRLMNSSMLVEVLREAAGVSGPGR, from the coding sequence ATGGACAGGCACGAGGCGACCGGCCCCCCGCCCGAGGACCCCGGCTTCCCGGCGCGGACCGCGCCCCGGTGCGGCGGACTCGGGGAACTGGACGAGGCCGTCAGCCGGTGCCGTGCCTGTCCGAGACTCGTCGCCTGGCGGGAACAGGTGGCCACGGACCGGCGTGCGGCCTTCTTCGGCTGGGAGTACTGGGGCCGGCCGGTGCCGGGCTTCGGCCCCGCCGACGCGTCGCTCGCCGTCGTCGGCCTCGCCCCCGCCGCCCACGGCGGTAACCGCACCGGCCGCATGTTCACCGGGGACGACTCCGGTGACCTTCTGTTCGCCGCACTCCACGAGGTGGGCCTCGCCTCGCAGCCCACGTCCACGCACCCCGGCGACGGCCTTGTCCTGCACGGCGTACGCGTCACCGCGCCCGTCCACTGTGCCCCGCCGCAGAACAGGCCCACGACCACCGAGCGGGACACCTGCCGTCCCTGGCTCGCGACCGAGCTGTCGCTGCTGACGGACCTGCGCGCGATCGTCGTCCTCGGCGGCTTCGGGTGGCAGGCACTGCTGCCCGTCCTCGAGGCCACCGGACGCCGACTGCCCAGGCCGCGCCCCGTGTTCGGGCACGGCGCCCATGTCGTCCTGCCGGACGACGGTGAACGGCCGGAGCTCCATCTGTTCGGGAGCTACCACCCCAGCAGGCGCAACGTCTCCACCCGGCTGATGAACTCGTCCATGCTCGTCGAGGTGCTCCGCGAGGCCGCCGGCGTCAGCGGTCCCGGTCGCTGA